One window of the Tachypleus tridentatus isolate NWPU-2018 chromosome 10, ASM421037v1, whole genome shotgun sequence genome contains the following:
- the LOC143230400 gene encoding LOW QUALITY PROTEIN: ethylmalonyl-CoA decarboxylase-like (The sequence of the model RefSeq protein was modified relative to this genomic sequence to represent the inferred CDS: inserted 1 base in 1 codon) — protein sequence MAGYTGGQVDLTKDESTGVATITLNNPDRRNALSGHMMVQLADAISNLEEWKSGKGVLLCANGSFFCSGGDLNTIRKINNPEGGLRMSIFVHDTLSRLQKLPMISVAVVQGKALGGGAELTLSCDFRLMTSEAKLQFVQVKMGVTPGWXGGTRLVHLVGPAKALQLLVSCEKLSAQDCLQTGLASAILDTGHDPHRQALNWLLKNTAGSTEVVRATKMVVANAQSLPLEESLKRERLIFSTVWGGPANKAALQENIKHR from the exons ATGGCAGGCTACACTGGTGGGCAGGTTGATCTCACTAAAGATGAATCCACAGGAGTAGcaacaataacattaaataatccAGATCGAAGAAATGCTCTCTCAG gtCATATGATGGTACAGTTAGCTGATGCAATTAGTAACCTGGAAGAATGGAAATCTGGTAAAGGAGTCCTCTTGTGTGCTAATGGTAGCTTCTTCTGCTCAGGAGGTGATCTCAACACAATACGAAAGATTAATAACCCTGAAGGAGGATTACGTATGTCCATCTTTGTACATGATACCCTGTCCAGACTTCAGAAATTACCAATGATAAGTGTAGCTGTAGTACAAGGTAAAGCACTGGGTGGTGGGGCTGAATTGACTCTTTCTTGTGACTTTCGCCTAATGACTTCAGAAGCAAAGCTTCAGTTTGTTCAAGTTAAAATGGGTGTAACACCTGGTT AGGGTGGGACCCGATTGGTCCATCTAGTGGGGCCAGCTAAGGCTCTACAGCTTCTGGTATCTTGTGAAAAGCTATCAGCACAAGATTGCTTGCAGACTGGCTTGGCTTCAGCCATACTGGACACTGGTCATGACCCACATCGTCAGGCTCTAAATTGGTTGCTGAAGAATACTGCTGGATCAACTGAAGTTGTTAGAGCTACAAAAATGGTGGTTGCTAATGCACAGAGTTTACCACTTGAAGAATCACTAAAGAGAGAAAGGTTAATTTTTTCAACTGTGTGGGGGGGTCCTGCTAATAAAGCAGCTCTTCAAGAGAACATTAAGCATCGTTGA